Part of the Zingiber officinale cultivar Zhangliang chromosome 6A, Zo_v1.1, whole genome shotgun sequence genome, TCCCTAGCAACACTTGCAGCAGCATGTTGGATGTATGCATTTTGCTGAATTTGATTACTAGAATCCAAAGCATCATTCATATCGAGATGCCTATGCATGCTAGGAGAAGGAAATTGGACATCTGCAACATCTCCAGGGTAATTTTCAACACTTTCCATGGAATCTTCTTCACCACTATAAACCATGTCCATAGCAATTACAGAGGAAGCACGAGCAGAATCTCTGTGAGATGGGAGTCCAGCACCCATGTCACTCTCTTCTTTAAAGGCGTCAACTCTATTTGCATCAACATCAATATCAAAGCATAAATTTCGACTGGGACCGGCACCAGATGAACCCATCCTGGACAAAGGATGATATGCATCAAAAATATCAAATGCACGAGCCCGTTTGTTAGGCCCCCCTGAGTATTGTGAGTCATCATCAACTTCATCTCCATCTCGGTCAATAACAGTTCCTTCTATACTGTCGGCATGCATAACTCTATCTTGTGGCCTATCAACAGTGCTCCCACCATCCTCCAAGCTACGCTTCCTAGAACTTGGACCACGTGATTCATAAGAAGCAGCCCGATCTCCAACTTCACTTCCAGTAGGCTGGCCAATCATCAAATCCCTTCCCATAGTTCCGTCATCAAAACGTTCAGGCATTATTGGCAATCCAGAATTATGGGATGGCAGTCCTCCTGCCATAGTAAGATTCAAATCTACACCAACTGACTGTGATTTACCATCATCTGCTATTGCAGCTTCATCACGTTCCTCAATATGCTCTTTTTCCATAACATTTGCAGTAGCCGATCCATTGACACCACTAGCAGCACTTGTACCTCGTGTCAATGTTAACTTTTTGCCAGCATCAGGAGTATCAGTATTATTGGCACCAAATCGAGCAGGACGAGGCACTGTACAAAAATCCCAGATTCTGACAGTTGCACCACATAAGCTGCAATCAAGTAAAGGGGACCTTGTGTTGTATTTTGGTTCTTCGATAGAGGCTTTCCCCTTTCCTTTGTCTTTCTTTTTGGAAGCAGTGAATGCATTCTTGCTAAGTACACGAAAATCAGAATGATTGTATTCATCTTCAGCATGATGGACTGAGTGTGCATTCTTAGCAGATTCAGCAGAGTTTTCCTCACAATCTTGAATATTTGGGATCCATCTAGGCTCCCATCCACAGAGACTTATAAGTTTTTGTGCCTATCAAAATTAACAGGAAGAAAGTAAAGTAAATAGAGATAGAAAGTGCATAAGAATACATTAAGTTTGAGTTATGCAATAAGAAATGTTTGAACATTGAACAACTTACATGCAAATGACCACAAGTGTGATAGTCTCGAGATATTTTTCTCGCTGCATTGCTATCAGCTTTACAACCTAATTCCCCAGAAAAAAAACCACTTGGCTGAGCTAAAAACTGATCAATCTGTGTGCTCCTTGTAAGCCTCATAGTCTCAATAGCAGATGAAGCTACCACTGGAAGAGAAGGAAACTGCAAAAGGCCATCACAACGATCTTTATAACCACCAATAATCACTGATGGAGTGGTGGGAGGGAATTGCACTAAACTGTCAGCACAGCAATTTCCTCTCCAAGAACAAGAATCTTTGTGACCCGCATCCAGTTGCTCAGTAAATGCTTCCACAGCCCGGTCAACTAGGACAAACAAAAGATACATGACGTTGAAAGGATCATGTAGTATATAGTAAATGTAGGCTCAACCTGGAAAACTGATAGAAACTACATGTTGCTGTTCATTTTAAGCAATAGTTAAAGACATCAATACAAGTCAAAACCAAAATGCTAATATCAGCAATATATAGCTAGATGCTCGAATCCAGTGTGAATCATTCTGTAATGAAATAAACCAAATTAAATGAAAATCATTCAGTAATTACAAAAGACAAATCAAATTAGCAATGTAAAAAGATGGTAAAAGAAATAGCAGCCAATATGAGTAgatattatgaaaattaataaataCATCTCTCTGATAATTACCTTCTGAGGAAGTCCAAGATGCTGACAGAGTAAAAGTGAGTTGAGCACCACAAGATTCACATTCAATCACGTCTGCATCAACATTAATCCATCCTCTACGTGCACAGAATAGTGAACTTGCACCCTACAGATTTAGCATGAAACATGCTTTATACTGAGTAAAAGAATATCAATGTTTGTTCTTCTATcagaatataaaataataataataatgattaatATCTTAGCAAGGCAACCTGCTAGGAGAACTAGATGAATTTTAGGGTAGAAAAAGACTGCAAAAAACTCTTTGTATATAAACAACTGACACGTGAAAGTAATGCATATTCCTTCATCTgcagttcacaaaaatattttatacATGTTTGAAAATTGAATGCTTACAATATGCATAGACAATCATATTAAGTACCCTAAATAGAAATCACAAAATTCACTGCAGGGATAGAGATAAAAGGATAAGAAATTAACAGAGATGAAACTGATTTGAATAGTTCAAATTTAATATCAGTTGTAAACATATAATTTAGCACTAAAGAGAAAGAAATCAACTATCCATTTCAAAATCAGGTCAAGTTAAAAGTAGATTTATTTTTTTGCATATGACAGGTGAATGTGGATGGACATGTCCACATGAACTCAACAGTTTGTTTCTAGCATTTGGAGTGCATTTTCTCATAATCGTGCTTATTTTACTTAACTGCTAGCTAATTTGTTGAAGCATCGAGTTCCAAATAACTTACATGAGCAAAAGAAGCTAATTTATTTGGTACATAAACAACTGACATGTGAATGTAATAAGAAAGAAGCTAATTTCTGCAATAAATGCCAAGCAGGAAACCATGTTGAGGTTGCAAGGAAGAACACAAAAAGACAGACTAACACAAGAAGTTTGCACAGACTCAACAACTAGAAGAAAACCCCACACAAAAGAATAAAAGAGACTTGATTACTAGCCTTTGGTTTTGCAGACCAATTTGAAGGCTTGAATGTGGCAAGACGACGAAGTAGATCTCCCCGTTCCCAGGGTCGGCATGAAGGTTCTGAGGTTCCCAAGGCAGAGCCACAAGCATTTGTGCTCAATGAAGTCCGAGGTGGTTGAGGACCAATACAAGATAAAGATCCAACCTTAGAACCCTGAATGCTACCAAGCCAATCAATGCTGGTTGCATTTGTTGGAGCAGCAGGAGAGGATGCCCCAACAGAACTATAAGAAGTGGCAATATGCTTGAGAAGAAGATAGCTACATTTCACTTATGGAATGCTTGAGATATAAATTGAAAGTTGTTCAATATCCATGTTAAACTAAGTCTATTCAAACAACATTATTGATTAAAATAGAAATGACGATTTTGAAGAACTGATTTATACTGGGAAAAGAAAAATAGGATTAACAATCCTATGAAAACAGAGAGTCAGCCTACAAATGGCTGCTTTAAAGGCACAACAAATAAATTAAGAATGGTTCTGCAAATGGCCACTTTAAAGGAACAAGGAATAGTCTTTAAACTTATAATCACATTGGGTGAGCAATGCACCATTTGAATCTCTCCCAAACCTAAGCAACAGGTTCTTCAAGCtcaaaataatctgcatactcctTCCTAACCAAGACATAATTGTTCCCACAAGCAAGTTTTGAATAAGTTAGAATATGCCAAGGCTCTTCAGAGGATGTTTTATGTTTATCAAAATTCCCTTTCCCTTTCATATATAACACTAGTTTATGACaactataaaaaatataattatttccaCAAAGCATGTGATGTTGCTACAGGACATCTTCTTGTACAGAACATCTATTGTCAGCAATTGTTAATGATAGCTGTTGTAATACTTGTGAATGTTGTCTCCACAACCTTGATATAAGAGAAATCCTTATCTCAACTCAGTAAAGATTGACAAAACATAAATTGCCTAAATTCCTAAGACAAATTATTTGTACAAGGAAGAATCCAAGAATCAAACTCAGCACAAGATGCAGAATGACCAAACTAAACAAGTAGCTAAACTGCTAAAGAATGAATACAAACTTAGCTACTGGTAATCAATCCCTCAAGGTTTGGcagaaaaaataatatataaacagTTTTGTCCTATTAAATGGTGCGGCTAAATTCCAGAAAGTCCAAAGAATCTACAATTACTTTCGGGATAGTTTGTATACTGCACAAGATTAGTAATGGACTGATTAGCacaatgttcatacaaaaagataTAATCAATCAAACTAATTGATGGACTGCACACATATCAAAATGAGTACCAATTGAGTTTGAATAAACTACGTCCGTGTAGAATGATCAGCATCTTACATGATTTCACAATTATTAGTACATTAATGAAAACAtaattcatgttttaaaaattgGAGAAATGATAATCCCAAGAGTTCACTAGAAATGAGATTGAAGGCTACTTCGTAGGAGTGGAAACATATCAAAAATGTTAAAACATAAACATTTCTTTTTTGCTTTGCCATTTCACCCTGGAGAAGCCTCTAAGTTAACCTTGTGGAATCCATGTGTCATTAAGATCTCATGGTTGATTTGAACTTCAAATTGCATCTTTGAATGAAAGCCACTAAGGAACAAATTCATCTCTTGATAAGAAGAATGCTTAGGAAATAGCATTTCAATTTGTCATCAGCTTCAACTTAGCATAGTTTGACAAATCTACAGAGGTCTCCTCTTCTGAAATTATAGAAGTGATGTGAGTTGACATTTTATTTTCtgatttagatattttttctTCCTTAAATAGCAACAGAGTGAAAATAGCACTTTACCAGTTAAAAGACCTTATTGATTTTTTACTTGCAGTTGCACCCTTACTATTTTCCATACCACAGAATCATTGTCTCCTTAAACCAAAATATATTAGCAGTATACCAAGCGGCTGTTTTAGTCAAACTTTGCAACATGACCGCCTAGCAAAGTATACGTCAACATTACTGATTTGGGATTCTTAAACTTCAACAGCACGAACAACAAAGCAATGCAAAGAGAACAACAAACCTATGCATTCTCTTTGATTGTAGAAGGAAAATTAGCAATCTAAATGAGCCAACATTGACCTAATCAGTTTCAATTTGGAGCTTTGGCTCGAAGAAGAAGCCAAAATTTGGGGTTTCAGCCATGGGAAGCGTCCTAGTGGTTCAAATCGGAGAGTAATTgcagaagaaaacaaaaaaagaagACAAGACCGAAGATCAATCTGTGAAACCCTAGATAAAGAGAGAGAACGAGAAAGGTGAGGGAGGAGGAGATCACCTCGCGGCTGGTGTCGGAGGTGGAGAAGAAGACCTAGCGAGCGCAACAACGTCCGCCGTCCCAGAGCTAATCACCTCCTCCCGCATcccgcctctctctctctctctctctctctctctctatgttagaaaaagaaaacggaaaataaaataaaaaagtcgCATCAGCTCGCTCCATTCAAGCGGCCTTATATAGCGAACGAAACCGAGATGGGATCGGATCACGGAGCCACGGTTATTCCTCGCCTTCGGATGAATAGATGAACGGTAGGGATGAACGAAGCGATGGGCGCCGAGATGGGATCCGATCAATTCCCGTCGGCCCATTTTTTTCGTCCGCTCAATTTGTTTGCCCGTTCGATTTTCCCTCCTTCCTAGTGTCCATCCTTTTACATTCCCATCGGATTAATTTTCCATCCGCTCGGTTATCTTTTTTCACATGAATTATTTTCATGAAccatttttttattcttttttgtttcttttttcccCCTTATGTACCTTTTCCTCTTATTTGTTTACTTTATCTCTACCTTCTTCTTTGTTCTGGTTGTTTACTTTATTTcattctttttattttcctttttttgatTACTTTATTTCttccattttatttttcttcttattttgtcGACTTCAttcctttcattttttttgtttatgtttACTTCTtcgtctcttcctttttttttattttctttctttccatttttcatttttttctttctttgtcgaAGCTGAATTAATTTATCTGTTTGTTAGTTTTAGATGTTTTCAGTTTACATTGTCCTTGTTTCTTAAAATTGAAATACTTCTATGTTTTTTGAATTGCCATGAAAATATGCAACTGTTGAAGCAGCACCAGCCATTCCCACCGTACTCTAATGTCTAGGAATCACAATTACTTCCTTTACAATAATATAACATAAAATAATTAATGGCATAAACCATCTTCTCACATCTATAACTAGAATTGTTTATGGGGGCAACAACAATCTAATAACTTCCCCTTCTCGTTGGACTACCATATTAAACTTTTTCAAACTATTGATGTAACAGAAACCAAATTGGCCCAATTTAAAGAAACACACatttaaacaaacaaacaaaaaaatcacTAAACTGCTCATCTTTATTAGCTAATTTTAGCTTCTTTGAGGCATACAAATTGTAAGTCAAATTATCTTGGTCTTACCGCACTTACAATGCAGAATGTTCTGTTTGTCCCTGCAGAAACCGAAGAATTTGGCGAATGGAGATTGATGTATCATTTTCAGCCTTGGTGCACAATCTTGCCATAACAAGTAAACTTCCAAGTTCTTTGGAATCATAATGGTCACCAGGGTCAGTGTCCACAATCTTGTGGATTGAATAGGCAAATTCAGATTCTTGGATCTGATGGACAATTTCGGCTTCATAAAGCAATGATTGCCCAGTGATGAGCTCAAGTAGTAGCATCCCAAACTGAAAAACAAGTCTCCTATTTCTTTGCTCAGAAGTATCTGTCAGAAACTTCAATTCCTATATTAGTACTAGCAATTGCATGGAAGCGCAGCCAAGATATAAGTCTAAGAGCTTGACCTTAAGAAGTGATGTTTGATTCACTTTTGCAGATTAATTCACAATCGGCAAAGCCCGCATCAGATAACTAAAGAAAAGGTTCAATAGTAGCTACTACATGATTATGTTTAGCCAAAAAAAACATTGACTCACATAAGAAATTATCAAATGTGCAAAAGTTTTTTTACCTTGGCAACAAAGTTCTCATCCAAGAATATATTGTT contains:
- the LOC121997835 gene encoding uncharacterized protein LOC121997835, which gives rise to MREEVISSGTADVVALARSSSPPPTPAASSVGASSPAAPTNATSIDWLGSIQGSKVGSLSCIGPQPPRTSLSTNACGSALGTSEPSCRPWERGDLLRRLATFKPSNWSAKPKGASSLFCARRGWINVDADVIECESCGAQLTFTLSASWTSSEVDRAVEAFTEQLDAGHKDSCSWRGNCCADSLVQFPPTTPSVIIGGYKDRCDGLLQFPSLPVVASSAIETMRLTRSTQIDQFLAQPSGFFSGELGCKADSNAARKISRDYHTCGHLHAQKLISLCGWEPRWIPNIQDCEENSAESAKNAHSVHHAEDEYNHSDFRVLSKNAFTASKKKDKGKGKASIEEPKYNTRSPLLDCSLCGATVRIWDFCTVPRPARFGANNTDTPDAGKKLTLTRGTSAASGVNGSATANVMEKEHIEERDEAAIADDGKSQSVGVDLNLTMAGGLPSHNSGLPIMPERFDDGTMGRDLMIGQPTGSEVGDRAASYESRGPSSRKRSLEDGGSTVDRPQDRVMHADSIEGTVIDRDGDEVDDDSQYSGGPNKRARAFDIFDAYHPLSRMGSSGAGPSRNLCFDIDVDANRVDAFKEESDMGAGLPSHRDSARASSVIAMDMVYSGEEDSMESVENYPGDVADVQFPSPSMHRHLDMNDALDSSNQIQQNAYIQHAAASVAREVGGSSTVEGEEIVNAETVTAYARDRISLGISGGSVGMGASHEAEIHGNDISVHRADSIVGDPEPIAEVTENLGQTGESVPGPALVDESLPGPVIREDPHGDSQEMMSQSVGRADSGSKVYGSHTICPENSAHPSLSCNAMIYSAYEVSKEEVTQMGNVSITDDYGLMISDNIPGNGIGTTNGENGYYVENGEFDPLKHHNCHCPWVNGNVAVAGCSSDIGSTLSNSEVACGWEWTLDALDTLQSLGHLPNQMMPSESAASLYKADHVTPSQKLLVHRSVNKRQGKR